Proteins encoded together in one Monomorium pharaonis isolate MP-MQ-018 chromosome 8, ASM1337386v2, whole genome shotgun sequence window:
- the LOC118646943 gene encoding uncharacterized protein LOC118646943, whose amino-acid sequence MGERLLGAIDNRVWVGAYNAARRTCTRHKYSIAGLILYRIPIHSSVRPSVRPVVIPRSQARLYKEMNMKKIHKLNEARREVAPPEWDQFIQCLSKAGLVSARVIHFSTQIRIWTSNRLDHSYQFVLLHRPSVIPPLTLCNLSKAANVENELLPL is encoded by the exons ATGGGCGAGCGTCTTCTCGGGGCGATCGACAATCGCGTGTGGGTTGGCGCTTATAACGCGGCACGACGTACGTGCACACGT CATAAATACTCGATTGCGGGCCTGATTTTATATCGGATCCCGATCCattcgtccgtccgtccgtccgtccgtccggtCGTTATTCCTCGCTCGCAGGCACGTCTTTATAAGGA AATGAACATGAAAAAGATACATAAACTCAACGAAGCAAGACGAGAAGTGGCTCCCCCTGAATGGGACCAGTTCATCCAGTGTCTTTCGAAGGCGGGTCTCGTATCAGCTCGGGTAATTCATTTTAGCACTCAGATCCGTATATGGACTAGCAACAGGCTCGACCACTCGTATCAATTCGTTCTTCTCCATCGTCCGAGTGTAATTCCGCCACTAACGCTCTGTAATCTGTCGAAGGCAGCGAACGTCGAAAACGAGCTGTTGCCTTTGTAA